In the Candidatus Stygibacter australis genome, AAGTATTTGAACGCTTAAGTGCTGAATAAACCAGCGGATATGATTTGTGATAATACTGGGAATTGACCCTGGCACACTGCATTGTGGTTATGGCATTCTGGAAACGGAAAGACGCCAGATCTTATCAGCAGGTTGTGACGTGATCTCTGTGAATCCTAAATTGGAATTAGTTGAGCGGGTCACTTTGATCTATGACGGCTTAAAAAAGGTGCTGCTGGAATATCAGCCCGACATGGCAGCAGTGGAAACAATTTTTT is a window encoding:
- a CDS encoding crossover junction endodeoxyribonuclease RuvC, with product MIILGIDPGTLHCGYGILETERRQILSAGCDVISVNPKLELVERVTLIYDGLKKVLLEYQPDMAAVETIF